The sequence TCGGACAAGGAAGTATGCCTGCGCCACTTCTGCAAGCGGATGCGCGAGATCATCCCGGCAGCGCGGCAGGAACAACGGCCAGCCAAGGGCTGGAGCGGAAGGGAAGCATGAAGAAGTACGACGCTCTGATCATCGGCGCGGGCCACAACGGCCTCGTCTGCGCCTTCTACCTCGCCCGCGCGGGCCTCAAGGTGCGCCTGCTCGAACGGCGCGACGTCGTCGGCGGGGCAGCGGTCACCGAGGAATTCCACCCCGGCTTCCGCAACTCGGTGGCGAGCTACACCGTCAGCCTGCTGCAGCCCAAGGTCATCGAAGACATGCGCCTGGCCCAGCACGGCTATCGCGTGATCGAACGACCGATTTCGAACTTCCTGCCGCAGGAGGACGGCGGCTACCTCAAGCTCGGCGGCGGGCTGGAACGAACGCAGGCGGAGTTCCGCAAGTTCTCGGCCCACGATGCCGAGGTCCTGCCGCAATACTACGACGCGCTCGAAACCGTGGCCGAAGTGCTGCGCGGCCTCGCGCTCAAGGCGCCGCCCAACGTCGGCGAAGGCTGGCGCACGCTGGTCGATGGCGCGCTCCAAGGTCGCGGCCTGGCCAAGCTATCGCTCGAACAGAAGCGCGACGTGCTCGACCTGTTCACCAAGTCGGCCACAAGCTTCCTTGGCCAATGGTTCGAGAGCGAGGCGGTCAAGGCCGCGTTCGGGTTCGACGCGGTGGTCGGCAACTACGCCAGCCCCGACACCCCCGGCTCGGCCTATGTCCTGCTGCACCACGTGTTCGGCGAGGTGAACGGCAAGAAGGGCGCCTGGGGCCATTCGGTCGGCGGCATGGGCACGATCACCCAGATCATGGCCAAGGTCTGCCAGGACCTGGGCGTTGAGATCAGCCTGGAAAGCCCGGTCCAGCAGGTGCTGGTCGACGGCAACCGCGTGGCGGGCGTGCGCCTGGAAAGCGGTGAGGAGATCGCCGCCAGCCGCGTGATCGCCAATGTCGGCCCGAAGATCCTCTACGACCGCATGTTCGCGGCAAGCGACCTTTCGGCGGACTTCAACCGCCGGATGAAGGGCTTCAAGGCCGGCTCGGGCACATTCCGCATGAACGTCGCGCTCAGCGAGCTGCCGCGTTTCACTTGCCTGCCGGAACCCGGTGAGCACCACCAGTCGGGCATCATCCTCGCCCCGACCCTCGACTACATGGACCGCGCCTTCCTCGACGCGAAGCAGTTCGGCTGGTCGAAGAAGCCGATCGTCGAGATGCTGATCCCCTCGACCGTCGACGACAGCCTCGCCCCTCCGGGCCAGCACGTCGCCAGCCTGTTCTGCCAGCAGTTCGCCCCGGAGCTTCCCGATGGGCGCGACTGGGACGCCGAAGAGGGCGCAGCCGCCGATACGATCATCGACACGGTCGAAGCCCACGCCCCCGGCTTTCGCGCCTCGATCCTCGGTCGCCAGGTGCTTTCGCCCAAAGGACTGGAGCGCAAGCTCGGCCTCGCGGGTGGCGACATCATGCACGGCAATATGACGCTCGATCAGCTGTGGTCCGCGCGGCCGGTCCTCGGCCACGGCAACTACCGCGGGCCGGTCGGCGGCCTCTACATGTGCGGCGCCGGGGCGCATCCGGGTGGCGGTGTGACCGGCGCGCCGGGGCATAACTGCGCGCAAGTGGTGATCGGCGACGGCGGCAGCGTGCGGCGGTTTTTGTAGGTTCGGGATGGATGCATCTCCCTCCCCTCGTCATTCCCGCGAACGCGGGAACCCAGTAGGCTCTGCGAGTGCAGAGGGAATTCCAGCCGACGGTCTACATCCTGGCGAACAAGCGCAACGGCACCCTTTATGTGGGTGTCACGTCAGACCTGATGCAGCGGATTTACCAGCATCGGGAGGGGCTGATCTCCGGCTTCACGCGTGACCACAAGGTGAAACGGCTGGTCTGGTTCGAGCAGCACGGCACGATGGAGCTCGCCATCTTGCGCGAGAAGCGGATCAAGAAATGGCTCCGTGTGTGGAAGCTGGAGCTGATCGAGCGGGATAACCTTAGTTGGCGGGACCTGGCTGAGGATCTGGGGTTTGCGCCATTGGAGCTGACTGGGTCCCCGCGTTCGCGGGGATGACGATGATTAGGGAAGGCTTGAGTACACTCGGGTTCGAGTGACTACTTCCCAATTCCGTCAAATCTTCCGCGTCCCAATTTCCCTGATCACATCCTTCGTCATCCCCGCGAACGCGGGGACCCAGTCGGCTCTACAAAGCCCAACCCTAGCGATACTGCTCCCCACCCTTCACCACACCGGCGACGCTTTCCAGCACCCGCACATCCGTCAACGGGTCACCCTGCACGGCAATCATGTCCGCAAACTTGCCGGCCTTGAGCGATCCAAACTCTCCGTCGTGCCCAACCAGCGTCGCCGCATCGATCGTGGCCGAGCGGATCGCCTGCAGCGGCGTCATCCCATACCGCACCATATAGGCGAACTGGCGTGCATTGATGCCGTGGGGATAGACCCCGGCATCCGTGCCGAAACCGATCCGCACGCCCATCCGCACGGCCTTGGCGAAGTTCTCGCGCTGGAGGTCGGTCGTGGCGCGGTTCTTTTCGAGGTATTCGGCGGGCCAGCCCTCTTTGGTGCCGACTTCCTCGATGTAGTCGCCATTGAAGATGTCCATCACCAGCCACACGCCCTTGTCCTTGGCCATGCGCAGGCCCTCGTCGTCGATCAGGCTGGCGTGCTCGATCGAGCGGACCCCGGCGCGGATCGCGGCCTTGAGGCCCTCGGCACCGTGGGCGTGGGCCGTGGCGTAAGAGCCGTGGGCGCGGGCGACTTCGACTGCGGCGCGCATCTGGTCTTCGCTCAGCTCGGGCTGGTTGACGTCAGTGCCAACGGCGAGAACCGCGCCGGTGGCGATCAGCTTGAGGAAATCGACCCCGTTGGCGAACAGGAACTCGGCCTTCTGGCGCGACTCCTCGGGCGTGGACGAAACGCCGAGGCGCATGTCGGGCGGAAGCTGATCGTTGGGCACCACACCGTTGAGTTCACCCCCGCCGCCGGGCGTGGTGATATAGGCGCCGGCGACGTACATGCGCGGCCCCGGCACGCGGCCAAGGTTGATCGCGTCGCGCAACGCCACGTCGGTTAGCCCGCGATAAGTGCCGACATCGCGCACCGTGGTGAAGCCCGCCAGCAGCGTGGTTCGCGCGTTCTGCGCCCCGATCAACGCGGTGGCTTGCGGGGAGGTCTTGAGCGGCAGCGAGAGGTCAGCGTCCTGCCCGGCGTCAGCCAGATGGGTGTGCAGGTCGATCAGGCCGGGCAGCACGGTGTACGCCGACCAGTCGACCCGCTCAGCGCCCGCTGGCGTGGCACCACACGGCTCGATCCGCGCGATCCGCTCGTCCTGGGTTAGCAGACACTGGCCGGTGCTGACCTGACCGGTTTCGACATCGAGCAGTCGACCAGCCTCGACATAAAGCGAGCGGGCCTGGGCAGGCGTGGCGGCTAGTGCGAGGCTGGCGAGGGCGAGCGCGAGGAAGGGTCTCATTCCAAGAGGCTTAGACCCTGCCTCGGCCTGTAGGAAATACCTATTTCCGGCTCACTTCCCCGCCAGAAACGCCTCCGCCAGTGCATCCATATCCGCCACCGGATTGTTCGGACCCGACTGGCGCTTGGGGATGAACTCGTTGAGCACGCGGCGCTTGGCGATCAGCCATTGGCCGTCGACCTTTTTGAACTCATCCTCGTAGATCCCGTAAGTGCCCATCTTCATCGTGTCGCCCGGGCCATGGTTGGCCATCTCGAGCCACAGGGTGCGTCCCCAGGCGCGCTCGCCTTCGACGCGGATCGAGCTTTGCAGGATCACGTGGCGCAGGATCGCGGGCTTGCCGTCTTCAGTGTGGTAGAAGCGGCCGATCCCCTTGGCGAAGCTGGTCACGGCCTCGCGGATGGCCTCGCGGCCCCTGGAGGTGCCGCTGGCGAACTCCAACTCGCCGTCCTCAGTGAAGGTGGCGACGTAGGCATCCCAGTCGAAGTAATCGATGGCGAACAGGTAGCGCGCCATCAGGTCCTCGATCTCGGCGCGGTCCTGGCCGTAAGTGGGCGAATAGTTGGGCGCAGCGCTGGCCGCGCCGGGCAGCGCGCCAAGGACAAGGACAGCCGCCGCCAGGGCGGACTTGCAGGCAGTGCTAACGGACATCTCTCTAATTCTCCCCATGCCTCAGTGTCCCCAATCCTCGTTGGCGCGCGCGATCAGGTAGTGGTGAATGGCCTCGGCCTCGTCCCGCGACAGCACGTCGGCGAAACTCGCCATGCCGTTCGCGGCACGCTGGCCTCCGATGACGATGCTGAGGAACTCAGCGTGCGTGGCCGGTGTCATGTGGCGCAAGTCCTTGACCCCGCCGCGCGCGGCGTTGCCGTGACATAGCGCGCAGTTGGCACCGTAGAGTTGCTCGCCGCGCGCGACCAGTTCGGGCGAACCCGTGAGCGCGGGCGGTGCGGAAAGCTCGGGCACTTCGACCGATTCCGCGGGCAGCGGCGGCAGCGTCGCCTTGCCGCCCAGCTTGAACACCAGCAGGCGCGGCTTCGAGAGGAACAGCTGCGAATAGGCAGAGCGCTCGACATGCGCGAGGCCTCCGCCCCAACCGGCGTTGACCGCGACATATTGCTCGCCATCGACCATGTAGGTGATCGGCGCAGAGATCGGCACTTGCTGCACCGGCATCTCCCAGACCTTCTCTCCGGTATCGGCGCGGTAAGCCGCAAAGGTCGTGCCGATGGTCCCTTCGAACACCAGGTTCCCTGCGGTTACCAGCACGCCTCCGCTGCCCTTCTGGGGCGAGGGAACGCGCCAGACTTCACGCTGCGTCACCGGGTCCCAGGCCGAAAGCCAGCCGCGCGAATGGGCGTCGGCGTATTCGGCAATCGTCTTGCGCTGAGCATCATGGCCGGAGAAGCTGGTGCCGAGCGAAGGCCGTGCCGGATCGAAGCTCTCGGCGGCGGCATAGGCCATGTAGGTTTCGGATACCGGGATATAGACCAGGCCGGTCATCGGGCTGAAGGCCATCGGGTTCCAGTTATGCCCCCCGCCCGCGCCGGGCGAGACCATCGTGGGCACAATTCCATAGCGCGCCGCGGGATTTTCGACCGGCCGCCCCGTGGCCATGTCGACCCCGCTCGCCCAGTTGATCGGCACGTAAGTCTTGGCCGAGATCAGCTCCCCGGTCTCCCGGTCGAGCACATAGAAAAACCCGTTCTTCGGCGCCTGCATCAGCACCTTGCGCGTTCGCCCGCCAATCGGGAGGTCGGCCAGGATCATCTGCTGCGTGGCGGTGTAGTCCCACTCCTCGCCAGGTGTCGTCTGATAGTGCCAGACGTATTCGCCGGTATCGGCCTTGAGCGCCACGATCGAGGCCAGGAACAGATTGTCCCCGCCACCCGGGCTGCGCCACTTCCGCACCCAGGGCGACCCATTACCGGTGCCGATGTAGATCAGCTTGAGCTTGGGATCGTACGAGATGTTGTCCCACACGGTCCCGCCGCCGCCGGCCTTCCACCACTCGCCGGTCCAGGTCTTGGCGGCCATCTCCATCGCCGCGTTCTCGAACCCCGCGGCGGGGTCGCCCGGCACTGTGTAGAAGCGCCAAAGCTGCTTCCCGGTCTCGGCGTCATAGGCGGTAACGTAGCCACGCACCCCCAGCTCCGCGCCGCCGTTGCCGATCAGCACTTTGCCGTCGAAAACCCGAGGGGCGCCGGTGATGGTGTAGGACTTGGAGTTGTCGACCGTCAGTTCGGACCACACCGGCTTCCCGGTCCGCGCGTCGAGCGCGATCAGCCGCCCATCGAGCGTGCCGACGTAGATCTTGCCCTTCCACGCCGCGAGCCCGCGCGAGACAATATCGCAGCAGGCCATGCGCCCATACTTGAGCGGCACGTGCGGATCGTAGGCCCACAGCACTCGCCCGGTCTTGGCGTCATAGGCGGTGACGATATTCCACGGCTGGACGTTGTAGAGCACCCCGTCGATCGCCAGCGGCGTCGCCTCCATCCCACGCGTCGTGGCGATGTCGGCATACCAGGCGAGGCCGAGCTGGTTCACGTTACCGGCGTTGATCTGGGTCAGCGGGCTGAAGCGCTGCTCGTCATAAGTGCGCCCGTTGCTCATCCACTGCCCGGCATTGCGGTCAGCATCGAGCAAGCGCGCATGATCGACCCGCGCGGGACCGCTTTCCTGCGCCGCAACCGGCAGGACGGCGGCGATGAGGCCAAGACCCAAGGCAAGACCAATCGCCTGCCTCACCAGCTGTGCCCGCACTACCGGCTCCCCCGCACGATCACCCGTTCCTCGAACAACTTCTCAAGCACCGCCTCGTTCGTCCTTTCATAGACCAGGCTCTGCGGGTTCTTCCCCGCGATATTGGCCAGAGCCGCCAGTCGTCCGCCGCCCAGGTAAAGCGTGTCCGGCTCGCTCCGCGCGATCGGGTCTGCATAGGCTTCATCCATAGTCACGATGGTCCAGCCGGCCGCGCGCAGGCCCTTGATCAGGTTGACGATGAACAGTCCCGCGATGTCGGTCTCGTGCAGCAGCAGGACATGGGCAGGCTGGCGGCCCAGAGTCTCGCGAGCCATCGCATCATAGAAGTCCGCCGTTCCGACGATCGTCTCGACATAGAGATCGCGCAGGGCGTCCTTATCGATCGGCCGCTTCGCCTCGACCGCTTTGCGGGCAAGGTCGTCGATCGCCCAGTCGTAGTCGTCGATCGTCACATAGGCATTCATCAGCCCGCGCTCGCGGAGCGCCGCGCGCAAGGCATCGCGCCGCGCCAAGTCGCGTCCCTCGTCGAGATAGAGAAAGCGATACCACGGCCGTTTGCCCGGCTTCCCGGCAAGCCAGGCCTCTGCCCGGTCGAGGTCGGCGATGTAGTCCGCCGCGCTGTTCTGCGAGAGCCAGGTATGGCTGTGGGAGTGATTGCCAATCACATGCCCGGCCGCGACATAGGCCCGGATCCGCTCCTCTCCGCCCTTGCCGAAATCGGTCTCGAGGTTGCCGGTCGTGATGAAGAACCCCGCCTGCTCGACCCCAGCCTCGGCCAGCCCGGCGATGAGCGCGGCCGTCCGCTGGTCCGGTGTCATGAAGCCACCCGGATGGCGCGGCGCGTCGTCGAAGCTGATCGCGATGCGTTTCCCCTCCTGCGCAAGCGCAGGCGTGGCGCCCAGCCCCAGGACGAGCGCGGCGACCGCCAGCAGAAACCTCAGGAGACCGGCCACGCGTCGTTCGGCTTAGGCGTGGGACAGGCCGGGAATCTGGCTCGCGTCGGCCCAGAACCCATGGACCTGGCCGACGACCGGGAACGGCATCCTCACCCGGGCGACCGGGCCGGCGGCAACGTCCTTGGTGTCGATCAGGATCAGGTCCGAGCGGCCGCCTTCTTTCATGCTGCTGCCGATCCCGATCAGATAACCGTCGCCCTCTGGCGCATCCTTCTTGCGCGGAACGAAGGTCATTTCGGACAGCGAGTAGTCGGGCACCGAGGCGACCTGCACCGTCTTCTCCTGATGATCGATGATCGACCACCCGCCGCCGGGTCCTGGGCTGTTGAGGTAGCCGTAGCGGTAGGGCAGCGTGTGGAACCGGTCGTCCTGCCGCGAGAGCACACCGCTGACTTGCGGGAATAGCGTCTCGCTCTGGAAGCGATCGTTGGTTCGGCTCGACAGGTCGACGGTGAAGCGCCGGATCAGCCCGCGCGATTTCGCCGGATCGAACGGTTCGTGCAGGCTCGGGAAGAACGGGAACTGGTTGCCCTCGCCCCCATCCCAGTCGACGGTGATCTTGTCGCCATCGGACCAGCCGCCCATGACGTGAGTGCAGAACAGGTTCGGCCCCCTGAACCACCGGAGATCCTTGCCGTCGCCGCCACGGCGCATGACGCCGAGGTAACAGGGCGCCTGCGAATTGTAGGAGAAGTGCACCCCGCCCGCTTGGATGCGGTTCGCGTCGGCAACCATGTTCGTCAGGTAGAGCACGATATGGGTCTGGGTGACCGCGAAGTCGTGCATCATCCCGGCATAGGGCGCCTGCACTGTGGTGCTCCAGTTCACCTCGCCGTTGCGGTCGGCCGAAAAGACGAAGATGTCCTTTGAGAGAAACCCGTTCGCCTCGTAGCCGAAGCCGATGTACTCGCCGGTCAGCGGGTCGATCTTCGGGTGCGCGGTGTGGGTCTGGCTCGCGAGCTTGCCGCCGAACGTGTAGTAATCGTCGAGCGTCTCCAGCGTCAGCGGGTCCATGTAGACCGGCGGGCTGTCCTCCTTGAACACCAGCAGTTTGCCGTGATGCAGGAACAGCTGCGTGTTCGCAGTGCCACGGCTGAGGTCCTTGACGCTCGGGTCGTCGGTCAGGGGATTGCGGTACATCCCGAACAGCGAGCGCCGCGCCTCATGCTGCGCTTTCCAACGCTGGTTGCGGACGTAGCGCGTGCGATAGTCGACATGCCCGTCCTTGATGCGGAACATGCTGACGTGCCCCTCGCCATCGAACACGATGTCGGAGGCGTACTTCGGATCCTTCGGGTACTGCGGATCGGGCCCGACGCGATAGAACACCCCGTCGAGGTCCTTCGGCCAGGCGCCTTCGACTTCGCAATCGTAAAGGT comes from Altererythrobacter sp. Root672 and encodes:
- a CDS encoding phytoene desaturase family protein, with translation MKKYDALIIGAGHNGLVCAFYLARAGLKVRLLERRDVVGGAAVTEEFHPGFRNSVASYTVSLLQPKVIEDMRLAQHGYRVIERPISNFLPQEDGGYLKLGGGLERTQAEFRKFSAHDAEVLPQYYDALETVAEVLRGLALKAPPNVGEGWRTLVDGALQGRGLAKLSLEQKRDVLDLFTKSATSFLGQWFESEAVKAAFGFDAVVGNYASPDTPGSAYVLLHHVFGEVNGKKGAWGHSVGGMGTITQIMAKVCQDLGVEISLESPVQQVLVDGNRVAGVRLESGEEIAASRVIANVGPKILYDRMFAASDLSADFNRRMKGFKAGSGTFRMNVALSELPRFTCLPEPGEHHQSGIILAPTLDYMDRAFLDAKQFGWSKKPIVEMLIPSTVDDSLAPPGQHVASLFCQQFAPELPDGRDWDAEEGAAADTIIDTVEAHAPGFRASILGRQVLSPKGLERKLGLAGGDIMHGNMTLDQLWSARPVLGHGNYRGPVGGLYMCGAGAHPGGGVTGAPGHNCAQVVIGDGGSVRRFL
- a CDS encoding GIY-YIG nuclease family protein, translating into MQREFQPTVYILANKRNGTLYVGVTSDLMQRIYQHREGLISGFTRDHKVKRLVWFEQHGTMELAILREKRIKKWLRVWKLELIERDNLSWRDLAEDLGFAPLELTGSPRSRG
- a CDS encoding metal-dependent hydrolase family protein encodes the protein MRPFLALALASLALAATPAQARSLYVEAGRLLDVETGQVSTGQCLLTQDERIARIEPCGATPAGAERVDWSAYTVLPGLIDLHTHLADAGQDADLSLPLKTSPQATALIGAQNARTTLLAGFTTVRDVGTYRGLTDVALRDAINLGRVPGPRMYVAGAYITTPGGGGELNGVVPNDQLPPDMRLGVSSTPEESRQKAEFLFANGVDFLKLIATGAVLAVGTDVNQPELSEDQMRAAVEVARAHGSYATAHAHGAEGLKAAIRAGVRSIEHASLIDDEGLRMAKDKGVWLVMDIFNGDYIEEVGTKEGWPAEYLEKNRATTDLQRENFAKAVRMGVRIGFGTDAGVYPHGINARQFAYMVRYGMTPLQAIRSATIDAATLVGHDGEFGSLKAGKFADMIAVQGDPLTDVRVLESVAGVVKGGEQYR
- a CDS encoding nuclear transport factor 2 family protein — protein: MSVSTACKSALAAAVLVLGALPGAASAAPNYSPTYGQDRAEIEDLMARYLFAIDYFDWDAYVATFTEDGELEFASGTSRGREAIREAVTSFAKGIGRFYHTEDGKPAILRHVILQSSIRVEGERAWGRTLWLEMANHGPGDTMKMGTYGIYEDEFKKVDGQWLIAKRRVLNEFIPKRQSGPNNPVADMDALAEAFLAGK
- a CDS encoding PQQ-dependent dehydrogenase, methanol/ethanol family, which encodes MRAQLVRQAIGLALGLGLIAAVLPVAAQESGPARVDHARLLDADRNAGQWMSNGRTYDEQRFSPLTQINAGNVNQLGLAWYADIATTRGMEATPLAIDGVLYNVQPWNIVTAYDAKTGRVLWAYDPHVPLKYGRMACCDIVSRGLAAWKGKIYVGTLDGRLIALDARTGKPVWSELTVDNSKSYTITGAPRVFDGKVLIGNGGAELGVRGYVTAYDAETGKQLWRFYTVPGDPAAGFENAAMEMAAKTWTGEWWKAGGGGTVWDNISYDPKLKLIYIGTGNGSPWVRKWRSPGGGDNLFLASIVALKADTGEYVWHYQTTPGEEWDYTATQQMILADLPIGGRTRKVLMQAPKNGFFYVLDRETGELISAKTYVPINWASGVDMATGRPVENPAARYGIVPTMVSPGAGGGHNWNPMAFSPMTGLVYIPVSETYMAYAAAESFDPARPSLGTSFSGHDAQRKTIAEYADAHSRGWLSAWDPVTQREVWRVPSPQKGSGGVLVTAGNLVFEGTIGTTFAAYRADTGEKVWEMPVQQVPISAPITYMVDGEQYVAVNAGWGGGLAHVERSAYSQLFLSKPRLLVFKLGGKATLPPLPAESVEVPELSAPPALTGSPELVARGEQLYGANCALCHGNAARGGVKDLRHMTPATHAEFLSIVIGGQRAANGMASFADVLSRDEAEAIHHYLIARANEDWGH
- a CDS encoding polysaccharide deacetylase family protein; this encodes MAGLLRFLLAVAALVLGLGATPALAQEGKRIAISFDDAPRHPGGFMTPDQRTAALIAGLAEAGVEQAGFFITTGNLETDFGKGGEERIRAYVAAGHVIGNHSHSHTWLSQNSAADYIADLDRAEAWLAGKPGKRPWYRFLYLDEGRDLARRDALRAALRERGLMNAYVTIDDYDWAIDDLARKAVEAKRPIDKDALRDLYVETIVGTADFYDAMARETLGRQPAHVLLLHETDIAGLFIVNLIKGLRAAGWTIVTMDEAYADPIARSEPDTLYLGGGRLAALANIAGKNPQSLVYERTNEAVLEKLFEERVIVRGSR
- a CDS encoding carotenoid oxygenase family protein; the protein is MNRRLFLGAATVGTGAALSGLTMAVPAMAQSAASVAPQVDFPDGRQAFGGGGSAGGAVNRAEIDLYDCEVEGAWPKDLDGVFYRVGPDPQYPKDPKYASDIVFDGEGHVSMFRIKDGHVDYRTRYVRNQRWKAQHEARRSLFGMYRNPLTDDPSVKDLSRGTANTQLFLHHGKLLVFKEDSPPVYMDPLTLETLDDYYTFGGKLASQTHTAHPKIDPLTGEYIGFGYEANGFLSKDIFVFSADRNGEVNWSTTVQAPYAGMMHDFAVTQTHIVLYLTNMVADANRIQAGGVHFSYNSQAPCYLGVMRRGGDGKDLRWFRGPNLFCTHVMGGWSDGDKITVDWDGGEGNQFPFFPSLHEPFDPAKSRGLIRRFTVDLSSRTNDRFQSETLFPQVSGVLSRQDDRFHTLPYRYGYLNSPGPGGGWSIIDHQEKTVQVASVPDYSLSEMTFVPRKKDAPEGDGYLIGIGSSMKEGGRSDLILIDTKDVAAGPVARVRMPFPVVGQVHGFWADASQIPGLSHA